A DNA window from Allokutzneria albata contains the following coding sequences:
- a CDS encoding ribosomal protein L7/L12, which produces MKIVPEGCDEFDVILLDAPGPRTPTLRIIREVTGWSIAEAREKIDNTPVLLLEATRKWRADQLKRRLADVGAKAEVRASE; this is translated from the coding sequence GTGAAGATCGTGCCAGAGGGATGCGACGAGTTCGACGTGATCCTGCTCGACGCCCCGGGACCGCGGACACCCACCCTCAGGATCATCCGCGAGGTCACGGGCTGGAGCATCGCGGAGGCGCGCGAGAAGATCGACAACACCCCGGTCCTGCTCCTCGAAGCCACGCGCAAGTGGCGGGCCGACCAGCTGAAGCGCAGGTTGGCCGACGTCGGGGCGAAGGCCGAAGTCCGCGCATCCGAGTAG
- a CDS encoding mersacidin/lichenicidin family type 2 lantibiotic, which translates to MNNTTRAWKDPVLRATMSEEELAALPANPAGAVELTDRALDNVRGLGDIAYGGTPVSPMTVFPPRPSVPV; encoded by the coding sequence ATGAACAACACCACTCGTGCATGGAAGGACCCCGTTCTCCGAGCGACGATGAGCGAAGAGGAGCTCGCGGCGCTTCCGGCCAACCCGGCGGGCGCCGTCGAGCTGACCGACAGAGCCCTGGACAACGTCCGCGGCCTCGGTGACATCGCCTACGGCGGGACCCCGGTCAGCCCCATGACGGTCTTTCCCCCGAGGCCGAGCGTTCCCGTCTAA
- a CDS encoding AfsR/SARP family transcriptional regulator translates to MEFQWDGGDWQRPRAPKRREVLAALLANANRAVSTDRLCEYLWESPPKSATKLVQVYVHQLRGELGDLEGRWLRTQDRRYVIDVGSGELDVHRFTEAVSLGELAAEAADDHGAAQHFRRALGMWRGSAFEDLRGSAQGRLEGIQLDEQRLIAMESAFQAELACGRHREVIGELTAAVRRFPLRERLYELLIVALGRAGRRSEAVAVYQDLNRTLTAELGAGVRPSLMANRLIREIMGHHYGSHCAAARQPGVAAGA, encoded by the coding sequence GTGGAGTTTCAGTGGGACGGTGGCGACTGGCAGCGACCCCGGGCGCCGAAGCGGCGCGAGGTGCTGGCCGCCTTGCTCGCCAACGCCAACCGTGCCGTCTCGACGGATCGTCTGTGCGAGTACCTCTGGGAGAGCCCGCCCAAGTCAGCCACCAAGCTGGTGCAGGTATACGTTCACCAGCTGCGTGGTGAACTGGGTGACCTCGAGGGCCGTTGGCTGCGGACGCAGGACCGTCGTTACGTGATCGACGTCGGGTCCGGGGAGCTGGATGTCCACCGTTTCACCGAAGCGGTGTCCCTGGGGGAGCTGGCTGCGGAGGCCGCTGACGATCACGGCGCCGCCCAGCACTTCCGGAGGGCCCTGGGGATGTGGCGTGGTTCGGCGTTCGAGGACCTTCGCGGCTCGGCGCAGGGCCGACTGGAAGGCATCCAGCTGGACGAACAACGCCTCATCGCGATGGAGTCGGCGTTCCAGGCCGAGCTCGCCTGCGGCCGACACCGGGAGGTGATCGGTGAGCTCACCGCGGCGGTGCGGAGATTCCCGTTGCGGGAACGGCTCTACGAGCTCCTGATCGTCGCACTCGGACGGGCCGGTCGCCGATCAGAAGCAGTGGCCGTGTATCAGGACCTCAACCGGACACTCACCGCCGAGCTGGGCGCGGGCGTCCGGCCCAGCCTCATGGCCAACCGCCTGATCAGGGAGATCATGGGGCACCATTACGGATCACACTGCGCTGCCGCACGGCAACCTGGTGTGGCAGCTGGTGCCTGA
- a CDS encoding peptidase domain-containing ABC transporter, producing the protein MRRVPVIPQLSAAECGPACLAMVLSALGRATRVRDLRDRFGTGRDGTSAADIVSVARAEGLVATGLRVNYSALRSVSTPTIAHWGGSHFTVVEKVTAKRAWLVDPARGRRRISREEFVEQSTGVVIELTPGPEFQRRKARLRDSTAARFALDLVRMAPGWITLVLLAAGLTQLLGLAAAWASQYAIDSVIGQRTGTFPTLVLGVVAFVLVYATTNFGRGLASLVLQLALDRQLSSRFMGHLLRLPFGFFQTRSTGDLLTRLGSNTVVREILTSQLVSVVVDSAFVVVYTIVLVAISPLFAVVVGLVAAVQAAVFLATFRPMHELAQRELAAQAEMQTLAVDSLRGVEFLKSSGLVSAILGRWTGLLGDYLRTAYRRRRYDALNESAITLVQTTAPLVLLLAGTWQVLTGQLSVGAMVALTAVAGNLLRPVSQLMGSLRYLQTLGSHLERIYDVLESPVEPSADDALRPERVAGEVELVDIGFRYAPGTPPMLTGVSLRVPSGAKLAVVGATGSGKTTLVRVLTGLVQPTEGMVRFDGLPMSAYADEHLRRRFGVVTQEPRVFGGSIRQNLLLGNAELSEEELLEALDTAQFLDDLRRMPMGLDTMVSDGGSALSGGQRQRLAIARALLARPAVLILDEATSHLDAITEAAIAERLSGLGCTRIVIAHRISTVIDADEIVVLDEGRIVERGRHDDLVAADGRYAELVRHQLPHQVAVRQRSVIRNGAP; encoded by the coding sequence ATGAGACGCGTACCCGTCATCCCGCAGCTCAGCGCCGCCGAGTGCGGACCTGCCTGCCTCGCCATGGTGCTGAGCGCTCTCGGCAGGGCGACCCGAGTCCGAGATCTCCGCGACCGGTTCGGCACCGGCAGGGACGGCACCTCCGCCGCCGACATCGTGTCGGTCGCCCGCGCCGAAGGGCTGGTGGCCACCGGGCTGCGCGTCAACTACTCCGCGCTGCGCTCGGTGAGCACGCCCACGATCGCGCACTGGGGCGGCTCGCACTTCACGGTCGTGGAGAAGGTCACCGCCAAGCGCGCCTGGCTGGTCGATCCGGCGAGAGGACGGCGCCGGATCAGCCGCGAGGAGTTCGTCGAGCAGTCCACCGGGGTCGTCATCGAACTGACGCCGGGCCCGGAGTTCCAGCGGCGCAAGGCCCGCCTGCGCGACTCGACGGCGGCGCGGTTCGCGCTCGACCTGGTTCGGATGGCGCCGGGCTGGATCACCTTGGTTCTGCTCGCTGCGGGCCTGACGCAGCTGCTCGGACTGGCGGCCGCGTGGGCCAGCCAGTACGCGATCGACTCGGTGATCGGGCAACGCACCGGGACCTTCCCGACACTCGTGCTCGGCGTCGTCGCCTTCGTTCTCGTCTACGCCACAACGAACTTCGGCCGAGGGCTGGCTTCGCTCGTGCTGCAACTGGCTCTGGACAGGCAGTTGAGCAGCCGGTTCATGGGGCACCTCCTGCGGCTGCCGTTCGGTTTCTTCCAGACGCGCAGCACCGGTGACCTGCTCACCCGGCTCGGCAGCAACACGGTCGTCCGGGAGATCCTGACGTCACAACTGGTCTCGGTCGTGGTGGATTCGGCGTTCGTGGTCGTCTACACCATCGTGCTGGTGGCGATCAGCCCGTTGTTCGCGGTCGTGGTCGGGCTCGTCGCCGCCGTCCAGGCCGCGGTGTTCCTCGCGACCTTCCGGCCGATGCACGAGCTCGCCCAACGCGAGCTCGCCGCGCAGGCGGAGATGCAGACGCTGGCGGTGGACTCGTTGCGGGGCGTGGAGTTCCTCAAGAGCTCCGGGCTCGTCTCGGCGATCCTCGGCAGGTGGACGGGTCTGCTCGGTGACTACCTGCGCACCGCCTACCGGCGCAGGCGCTACGACGCGCTGAACGAATCGGCCATCACGCTGGTGCAGACCACCGCGCCGCTGGTCCTGCTGCTGGCAGGCACCTGGCAGGTGCTGACCGGTCAACTGTCGGTCGGCGCCATGGTCGCGCTCACCGCCGTCGCGGGAAACCTGTTGCGGCCGGTGAGCCAGCTCATGGGCAGTCTTCGGTACCTCCAGACGCTCGGGTCGCACCTGGAACGCATCTACGACGTGCTCGAGTCACCCGTCGAGCCGAGCGCTGATGACGCCCTGCGCCCCGAGCGGGTCGCCGGTGAGGTCGAGCTGGTGGACATCGGCTTCCGTTACGCACCGGGCACACCGCCGATGCTCACCGGGGTCTCTCTGCGTGTTCCCTCGGGCGCCAAGCTCGCTGTGGTCGGCGCGACCGGCTCCGGCAAGACGACGCTCGTGCGCGTGCTGACCGGCCTGGTGCAGCCCACCGAGGGAATGGTGCGCTTCGACGGGTTACCGATGTCGGCTTATGCCGATGAGCACCTCCGCCGCCGGTTCGGCGTGGTCACCCAGGAGCCACGGGTGTTCGGTGGTTCGATTCGCCAGAATCTGCTGCTCGGCAATGCGGAGCTGTCGGAAGAGGAGTTGCTCGAAGCGCTCGACACGGCGCAGTTCCTCGATGACCTCCGCCGCATGCCGATGGGACTGGACACCATGGTGTCGGACGGCGGCAGTGCGCTGTCCGGCGGCCAACGTCAGCGTCTGGCGATCGCCAGGGCTCTGCTGGCCCGCCCGGCGGTGCTGATCCTCGACGAGGCGACCAGCCACCTGGACGCGATCACCGAGGCCGCGATCGCCGAACGCCTGTCGGGGCTGGGGTGCACGAGAATCGTGATCGCGCACCGGATCAGCACGGTGATCGACGCGGACGAGATCGTCGTGCTCGACGAAGGCCGGATCGTCGAACGCGGCCGGCATGACGACCTGGTCGCGGCGGACGGCCGGTACGCCGAACTGGTCAGGCACCAGCTGCCACACCAGGTTGCCGTGCGGCAGCGCAGTGTGATCCGTAATGGTGCCCCATGA
- a CDS encoding C40 family peptidase, with protein sequence MELDRPRETDVAAHQRTHDQQRARHGEPAVADERVDDGVVRPGSAPDKGVVGFDCSSLVRCAFHRGTQRAITLPRTGGEQYRATRAQSVEVDDLQPGDLLFWGKVRIHHVTLYIGGGRMIAAPNPGAASPEPRFASTTTSLERPASSAAPSNVDSHF encoded by the coding sequence GTGGAGCTCGACCGGCCCCGCGAGACAGACGTCGCTGCCCATCAACGCACCCATGACCAGCAGCGAGCGCGCCATGGTGAACCGGCAGTCGCCGACGAACGCGTAGACGACGGAGTCGTACGGCCCGGGTCAGCTCCAGACAAGGGCGTCGTGGGATTCGACTGCTCCAGCCTCGTCCGCTGCGCCTTCCACCGGGGCACCCAGCGCGCCATCACGCTGCCGCGCACCGGCGGCGAGCAGTACCGCGCGACCCGCGCGCAGTCAGTGGAGGTCGATGATCTTCAACCCGGCGACCTGTTGTTCTGGGGCAAGGTCCGCATCCACCACGTCACGCTCTACATCGGAGGCGGCCGGATGATCGCCGCCCCGAATCCGGGCGCCGCATCACCGGAACCAAGATTCGCATCAACAACGACTTCGCTGGAGCGACCCGCGTCCTCGGCGGCCCCCTCGAATGTAGATTCTCATTTTTGA
- a CDS encoding DUF6325 family protein — protein MGPIDYLIVEYPGNRMTGEGLAALVDLVDRGVIRVLDLVFVRRDQDGSTTALAVADLDHDGELDLAVFDGASSGLLGEDDVEEAGSILEPGCSAAVLVYENLWAAPLAAALRRSGAQLVASGRIPFADFVSALDEPDLSGGLAETES, from the coding sequence ATGGGCCCGATCGACTACCTGATCGTCGAGTACCCGGGCAACCGCATGACGGGCGAAGGACTGGCCGCCCTGGTCGATCTGGTCGACCGCGGCGTCATCCGGGTCTTGGACCTCGTCTTCGTCCGCAGGGACCAGGACGGTTCGACCACCGCACTGGCCGTCGCCGACCTGGACCACGACGGGGAGCTCGACCTCGCCGTCTTCGACGGGGCCTCCTCCGGGCTCCTCGGGGAGGACGACGTCGAGGAGGCGGGCAGCATCCTGGAACCTGGGTGCTCGGCCGCGGTCCTCGTCTACGAGAACCTGTGGGCGGCGCCGTTGGCGGCGGCGCTGAGGCGAAGCGGCGCCCAGCTCGTCGCGAGCGGGCGGATCCCGTTCGCGGACTTCGTGTCCGCTTTGGACGAACCCGATCTCAGCGGCGGCCTCGCGGAGACCGAGTCCTGA
- a CDS encoding LysR family transcriptional regulator: MTGLASLRAFVAVVDAGGFAAAAERLSISQSGVSHSIAALERACGRPVLARGSCPRPTQFGEQVLVHARVAVAAVDAVKALACGRDGQPSGVARLAAPPSVAGGLVPGLLARWRVETPAVSVEIFEGDDDEVRHWLDGGTVDLAVLTDPTPVPEGAVVVGVDRFAALLRTDHPLAAEPAVTLADLEDDPFLLSAGGCEPRLRLLHQRAGMAFTPTHRIRQFTTLAGMVAAGVGVSVVPDLSATMLPAGVALVPITPTAERTLVLTGPTSRPWHPLAAALIDVVSREDDEARAATSSSSQPSHGLN; the protein is encoded by the coding sequence ATGACGGGGCTGGCGTCGCTGCGCGCGTTCGTGGCCGTGGTCGATGCCGGTGGTTTCGCCGCGGCAGCTGAGCGCCTGTCGATCAGCCAGTCAGGGGTGTCGCACTCGATCGCCGCGCTGGAACGTGCGTGCGGGCGTCCCGTCCTGGCCAGGGGATCCTGTCCGCGCCCGACCCAGTTCGGCGAGCAGGTCCTGGTCCACGCCCGTGTCGCTGTGGCGGCCGTGGACGCCGTCAAAGCCCTCGCGTGCGGCCGGGACGGGCAGCCGTCGGGAGTGGCGAGGCTCGCCGCGCCGCCGAGTGTCGCCGGCGGCCTGGTGCCTGGACTCCTCGCCCGTTGGCGGGTGGAGACACCCGCCGTATCGGTCGAAATCTTCGAGGGCGACGACGACGAAGTCCGGCACTGGCTCGACGGGGGCACCGTGGATCTCGCGGTGCTGACCGACCCGACACCGGTGCCGGAGGGGGCTGTCGTGGTCGGCGTCGACCGGTTCGCCGCGCTGCTGCGCACCGACCACCCGTTGGCCGCCGAACCCGCGGTGACCCTGGCCGACCTCGAAGATGATCCGTTCCTGCTCTCCGCCGGCGGTTGTGAGCCGCGATTGCGGCTGCTGCACCAGCGGGCCGGAATGGCCTTCACCCCGACACACCGCATCCGGCAGTTCACCACGCTCGCGGGGATGGTCGCGGCCGGAGTCGGGGTCTCGGTCGTGCCGGACCTCTCCGCCACCATGCTGCCCGCAGGTGTGGCTCTCGTCCCGATCACGCCGACCGCCGAACGCACCCTGGTGCTCACGGGTCCCACCTCGCGGCCGTGGCATCCCCTCGCCGCCGCCCTCATCGACGTCGTGTCGCGCGAAGACGACGAAGCCCGTGCGGCCACGTCCTCTAGCTCACAACCGTCGCACGGGCTCAACTAA
- a CDS encoding type 2 lanthipeptide synthetase LanM family protein, with product MSSERRWWSGLPLSDRIAGLDQVELSDDERARGEIRLRLLKENKLLGDTDISLDRWHEMGLADADLVTLLGESAESLRARVAQPPWVAVIESAWQRFAASDPGWDLPGAVDIGGLRPFEQDRITNRVFLGWVRPLLLWAEHELTSRVTALVGGADALPPGHGLLAPPVVDVLRTIKRVLVLELNIARIEGRLEGGTPQERFVSFGEQLAGAPGLDLLADYPVLARELVALLGRWVEARAEFTRHLVADLPLLRERFGLDRAALSDLVDVSFGAGDTHNGGRTVAIAVFRGGEKVVYKPRGLAVDEHFGGFLAWLNERGLRYPLKAVAVLDREDHGWAEFVEPRPCADTDELDRFYWRQGAFLAVMLVLRATDFHVENVIAAGEHPAFVDLESMFVVPERSAGTSGYGSASARALSESVLAVGLLPHRVIEFDDSGAHDIDLSGLVGSASASQLTPSPIVWFADSATDEMRVTRQRVPVSATKNRPTIGGSPTDPRDHRTSLLAGFEATYHLLLDARDDLLSDDGPLTAFDGDEVRHILRPTAYYVDLLDESWHPDVLRDGLDRDYLLEAVMSGLPGLHARNALLTGELGQLSESDVPLFVTTTSSVDLHDRAGLVASGVREISGMAAVRSRILGMSQDDLDRQRWCINASLSGLQVGEHGHAHRPVDHAVPLTGIHRELAWEAAIAVGDSLLATALRSERRAAPEWLSLNLVGERYWIVGPSGAGLYSGASGIALFLAELAGVTGESRFRRAAEDVVAEAVVPGLTDLGDRQALIGGFDGLGAAVYLCARLGELWRQDSLLDLAAGIVPHVRDRMAADRFLDVAGGTAGAALAVLALHRIRPSQSTLDTVRHAGEVLRNRALSQATGVGWPSEMGTHHPLVGFSHGASGYAYTLASIAELTGEKSLWELVQAAVRFEWHHVDQETGHWPDRRSLNADGRTMNAWCHGAAGAGLARAALLGMPDAPGRHKLEQQLRVAAERVRRDLVRDGRYTGVGNDSICHGDLGLVETLRAAGQALGEPELTELGARCAAAIAHRVLNGETRCGTSFDVTTPGLMVGTAGIGYGLLRAAHGDGVPNVLLLGGQRPAHDRA from the coding sequence ATGAGTTCAGAGCGGCGCTGGTGGTCGGGCCTGCCGCTGTCCGATCGGATCGCCGGCCTCGATCAGGTCGAACTCTCCGATGACGAGCGCGCGCGCGGCGAGATCCGGTTGCGGCTGCTCAAGGAGAACAAGCTCCTCGGAGACACTGACATCTCGCTCGACCGCTGGCACGAGATGGGCTTGGCCGACGCGGACCTCGTCACGCTTCTCGGCGAGTCGGCGGAATCGCTGCGGGCGCGGGTCGCTCAACCGCCGTGGGTGGCGGTGATCGAATCCGCCTGGCAGCGCTTCGCTGCGAGCGACCCCGGCTGGGACCTGCCCGGTGCCGTCGACATCGGTGGCCTTCGCCCCTTCGAGCAGGACAGAATCACCAACCGCGTCTTCCTGGGCTGGGTGCGCCCCTTGCTGCTGTGGGCCGAGCACGAGCTGACCAGCCGGGTCACCGCCCTGGTCGGCGGCGCCGACGCCCTTCCGCCCGGACACGGCCTGCTGGCGCCACCGGTGGTGGACGTGCTCCGCACGATCAAGCGGGTCCTGGTTCTCGAGCTCAACATCGCCCGGATCGAGGGGCGGCTGGAGGGCGGCACCCCGCAGGAGCGGTTCGTCTCCTTCGGCGAGCAGCTCGCGGGCGCCCCCGGCTTGGACCTGCTCGCGGACTACCCGGTGCTGGCGAGGGAACTGGTGGCCCTGCTCGGCCGGTGGGTCGAGGCGCGCGCGGAGTTCACCCGGCACCTGGTGGCGGACCTGCCTCTGCTGCGGGAGCGCTTCGGCCTCGATCGCGCCGCGCTGAGCGACCTCGTCGACGTCTCGTTCGGTGCCGGTGACACGCACAACGGCGGCCGGACCGTCGCGATCGCGGTCTTCCGCGGTGGCGAGAAAGTCGTCTACAAGCCACGCGGGCTCGCCGTCGACGAGCACTTCGGCGGTTTCCTCGCCTGGCTGAACGAACGAGGGCTGCGGTATCCGCTCAAGGCCGTGGCGGTGCTGGACCGGGAAGATCACGGCTGGGCGGAGTTCGTCGAGCCACGCCCCTGCGCGGACACCGACGAGCTGGACCGGTTCTACTGGCGACAGGGCGCTTTCCTCGCGGTGATGCTGGTGTTGCGCGCGACGGACTTCCACGTGGAGAACGTGATCGCCGCCGGTGAGCACCCGGCGTTCGTCGATCTGGAGTCCATGTTCGTGGTGCCGGAGCGATCGGCGGGCACGTCCGGCTACGGCAGCGCGAGCGCGCGAGCTCTGTCCGAGTCGGTGCTCGCGGTCGGGCTGCTCCCGCACCGGGTCATCGAGTTCGACGACAGCGGCGCGCACGACATCGACCTCAGCGGCCTTGTCGGGAGCGCGAGCGCCAGTCAGCTGACACCGAGCCCCATCGTCTGGTTCGCCGATTCGGCCACGGACGAGATGCGCGTGACCAGACAACGAGTGCCGGTCTCAGCAACGAAGAACCGTCCAACCATCGGTGGCTCGCCGACGGATCCGCGCGATCACCGGACAAGCCTGCTCGCCGGGTTCGAAGCCACGTACCACCTGCTGCTGGACGCGCGTGATGATCTGCTCTCGGACGACGGTCCGCTGACCGCGTTCGACGGTGACGAGGTCCGGCACATCCTCCGCCCGACCGCCTACTACGTGGACCTGCTCGACGAGTCGTGGCACCCGGACGTGCTCCGAGACGGCCTCGACCGGGACTACCTGCTCGAAGCCGTGATGAGCGGACTTCCCGGCCTGCACGCCAGGAACGCGCTGCTGACCGGCGAGCTGGGGCAACTGTCCGAATCGGACGTTCCCCTCTTCGTGACGACAACGTCCTCTGTCGACTTGCACGACCGCGCGGGCCTCGTGGCCAGTGGCGTCCGGGAGATCAGTGGCATGGCCGCCGTGCGATCCCGCATCCTGGGGATGTCCCAGGACGACCTCGACCGGCAACGCTGGTGCATCAACGCTTCGTTGAGCGGCCTGCAGGTCGGCGAGCACGGGCACGCTCACCGACCCGTGGACCACGCCGTTCCGTTGACGGGCATCCACCGCGAGTTGGCGTGGGAAGCCGCCATCGCTGTCGGGGACAGCCTTCTGGCGACCGCGTTGCGCTCGGAAAGGCGGGCCGCGCCCGAGTGGTTGTCGCTGAACCTCGTCGGCGAGCGGTACTGGATCGTGGGTCCCAGCGGAGCCGGTCTGTACTCCGGCGCCAGCGGGATCGCGCTCTTCCTCGCCGAACTCGCCGGGGTGACGGGGGAATCCCGGTTCCGCCGAGCCGCCGAGGACGTCGTCGCCGAGGCGGTCGTGCCCGGGCTGACCGACCTCGGCGACCGGCAGGCGCTGATCGGCGGCTTTGACGGGCTCGGCGCGGCCGTGTACCTGTGCGCGCGGCTGGGTGAGCTGTGGCGGCAGGACTCGCTGCTCGACCTCGCCGCCGGCATCGTGCCGCACGTTCGGGACAGGATGGCGGCGGATCGGTTCCTCGACGTGGCGGGCGGGACCGCGGGTGCCGCGCTGGCTGTGCTGGCACTGCACCGGATCCGGCCGTCTCAGTCCACACTGGACACAGTTCGACATGCCGGAGAAGTGCTGCGGAACAGGGCGCTCAGTCAGGCGACCGGAGTCGGCTGGCCGAGCGAGATGGGCACCCACCACCCACTCGTCGGCTTTTCTCACGGCGCGTCCGGATACGCCTACACGCTGGCGTCGATCGCGGAGCTCACCGGCGAAAAGTCGCTGTGGGAGCTGGTCCAGGCAGCAGTGCGGTTCGAGTGGCACCACGTCGACCAAGAAACCGGTCATTGGCCCGACCGCCGAAGCCTCAACGCGGATGGGCGGACGATGAACGCTTGGTGTCACGGCGCGGCAGGTGCGGGGTTGGCGAGGGCGGCCTTGCTCGGGATGCCGGATGCGCCCGGCAGGCACAAGCTCGAACAGCAGTTGCGAGTGGCCGCCGAGCGAGTTCGGCGCGACCTCGTGCGGGACGGCCGGTACACCGGAGTGGGCAACGACTCGATCTGCCACGGCGATCTCGGCCTGGTCGAAACCCTGCGGGCTGCAGGCCAAGCATTGGGCGAACCCGAACTGACCGAGTTGGGCGCGCGTTGCGCGGCAGCGATCGCACACCGCGTGCTCAACGGCGAGACGCGATGCGGGACCTCCTTCGATGTCACGACACCAGGTCTGATGGTGGGCACCGCGGGAATCGGCTACGGCCTGCTGCGCGCGGCCCACGGGGACGGGGTACCGAACGTGCTCCTGCTCGGCGGCCAGCGGCCCGCACATGACCGTGCCTGA
- a CDS encoding CTP synthase C-terminal region-related (seleno)protein, giving the protein MSNAPTTIAVIGDHHPGYAPHETITDALRHVDAQHGTRTVSRWIATPDAQTLTTTDLAAYDGFWIAPGSPYRSIDGALRVIEHARLHDRPLLGTCGGFQHLVLEFARNVLGITDAAHAEYDPYASRLFVRALTCSLAGLTLEVRVLPNTLAARLYNDARAAETYHCDFGLAPEHIPQLQAGGLTVSGVDDTGEPRIIELPGRRFFLGTLFVPQTTSTAQRPHPLVEGFVRACST; this is encoded by the coding sequence GTGTCCAACGCCCCCACCACCATCGCGGTGATCGGTGACCACCACCCCGGCTACGCGCCACACGAGACCATCACCGACGCCCTGAGGCACGTCGATGCCCAACACGGCACGCGCACGGTCTCGCGATGGATCGCCACTCCGGACGCGCAGACGCTGACCACGACCGACCTCGCCGCCTACGACGGCTTCTGGATCGCACCCGGAAGCCCGTACCGCAGCATCGACGGCGCTCTCCGCGTGATCGAGCACGCGCGCCTGCACGACCGCCCCCTGCTGGGCACCTGCGGCGGCTTCCAGCACCTCGTCCTGGAGTTCGCCCGCAACGTCCTCGGGATCACCGACGCCGCGCACGCCGAGTACGACCCCTACGCGTCCCGGCTGTTCGTGCGGGCCCTGACCTGTTCCCTGGCCGGCCTCACACTCGAAGTCCGTGTCCTGCCGAACACTTTGGCAGCCAGGCTCTACAACGACGCGCGCGCCGCCGAGACCTATCACTGCGACTTCGGGCTCGCTCCAGAGCACATCCCCCAACTCCAAGCCGGCGGACTCACCGTCTCCGGCGTCGACGACACCGGGGAACCACGCATCATCGAACTGCCTGGCCGACGCTTCTTCCTCGGCACACTGTTCGTCCCCCAGACCACCAGCACCGCGCAGCGGCCCCACCCCTTGGTCGAAGGCTTCGTCCGCGCCTGCTCGACATGA
- a CDS encoding Rossmann-fold NAD(P)-binding domain-containing protein, translated as MPVHHGALAAGHGCVDGQRRLSRGAGRAPPAERGRRELAAAVSGVDFVHTDVWVSMGESKDVWTERVRLLAPYQVSAELLRKTGNPAVEFMGCLPAFPDKSTTVGREVMEHTGMTSGLEVTDEVFGSAGSVVFDQAENRLHTIKAVLVATLG; from the coding sequence CTGCCGGTTCACCATGGCGCGCTCGCTGCTGGTCATGGGTGCGTTGATGGGCAGCGACGTCTGTCTCGCGGGGCCGGTCGAGCTCCACCCGCCGAACGAGGTCGTCGAGAGCTCGCGGCGGCCGTTTCCGGCGTCGACTTCGTCCACACCGACGTGTGGGTCTCCATGGGCGAGTCCAAGGACGTCTGGACCGAACGCGTCCGGCTCCTCGCGCCGTACCAGGTGAGCGCCGAACTCCTGCGCAAGACCGGGAACCCGGCCGTCGAGTTCATGGGCTGCCTGCCCGCGTTCCCCGACAAGAGCACCACCGTCGGGCGCGAGGTCATGGAGCACACCGGCATGACCTCCGGCCTGGAAGTGACCGACGAGGTCTTCGGGTCAGCGGGCAGCGTCGTCTTCGACCAGGCCGAGAACCGCCTGCACACCATCAAGGCGGTCCTCGTCGCCACCCTCGGCTGA